One window from the genome of Pedobacter schmidteae encodes:
- a CDS encoding peptidoglycan-binding protein: MGTTKIFCGLVCLAVIGLCGVHYCGGVAVPDQVRNDGKGARVFVVKTKKENYENVIKIARKEIGVREKGCQNCGARIRDYLNCVGIKSPAPYCAAWVSWCFAQAGYPQPRTAWSPALFPAARVVKAPEPAIVFGIYFPKLKRIAHVGLVARLQGDWIVALEANTNVAGSREGQGVYERLRHKRTIHRYADWLK; encoded by the coding sequence ATGGGAACAACTAAAATTTTCTGTGGCCTTGTTTGCCTTGCTGTTATTGGCCTGTGTGGGGTGCATTATTGCGGTGGTGTAGCGGTTCCGGATCAAGTACGGAATGACGGCAAGGGAGCGCGTGTATTTGTTGTAAAAACTAAAAAAGAGAATTATGAAAACGTTATTAAAATCGCCCGAAAAGAAATCGGGGTTAGGGAAAAAGGTTGTCAAAATTGTGGTGCGCGTATTAGAGACTATCTTAACTGTGTGGGCATCAAATCGCCTGCACCGTACTGTGCGGCGTGGGTAAGCTGGTGCTTTGCTCAGGCAGGCTATCCACAACCGAGAACGGCGTGGAGCCCTGCATTATTTCCGGCTGCCAGAGTGGTAAAAGCGCCGGAACCAGCGATTGTGTTTGGGATTTATTTTCCGAAACTGAAACGCATTGCGCACGTTGGTTTGGTAGCGCGATTGCAGGGCGACTGGATTGTCGCCCTGGAAGCCAACACCAATGTGGCAGGAAGCAGGGAAGGGCAGGGCGTGTATGAAAGGTTACGTCATAAAAGGACCATTCATCGCTATGCGGATTGGTTGAAGTAG
- a CDS encoding nuclear transport factor 2 family protein — protein METQILEFEKKYWQAMENRDFNTVKNLTHFPCIVAGKQGVRSVDEATFQTMFESGINKPIKILEISGIESQTIHESTAIIAYIIELEYTLDGQKSALKCACTSTWVKKNDGWVCAMHTESDLESL, from the coding sequence ATGGAAACTCAAATTCTGGAATTTGAAAAAAAATATTGGCAAGCGATGGAAAATCGTGACTTTAATACCGTAAAAAATCTAACGCACTTTCCCTGCATTGTAGCCGGGAAACAGGGTGTAAGAAGCGTAGACGAAGCTACTTTTCAAACGATGTTTGAATCTGGTATTAACAAACCAATAAAAATCCTGGAGATTTCAGGCATTGAATCCCAAACAATTCATGAAAGCACTGCAATTATTGCTTACATAATCGAACTCGAATATACTCTTGACGGACAAAAATCGGCACTTAAGTGTGCTTGTACATCCACATGGGTAAAGAAAAATGACGGATGGGTTTGCGCTATGCACACAGAATCTGATTTAGAGAGTTTATGA
- a CDS encoding DUF4142 domain-containing protein gives MKNLKNYAIATIAACCIAISGVSYKSPVKKNNTSFALEQDTLSTEQFFKQLAHTTAREINLSKLAKVKSKDSKIREYAIKVMDACILAYSDMKPFADVRNITLTDSATFVPDKSISSLKKVGNNAFEKKYLSMSVDDHTQAIALLEKGTLFGDTSIVSFASKQLKVFRKNLEEARFLLKSPGSKMATERSAKEVE, from the coding sequence ATGAAAAATTTAAAAAACTATGCTATTGCAACAATAGCAGCATGCTGCATCGCAATAAGCGGTGTCAGTTACAAAAGTCCGGTTAAAAAAAACAATACCAGCTTTGCCCTTGAGCAAGATACGCTCAGCACCGAACAGTTTTTTAAGCAGCTTGCCCATACCACTGCCAGGGAAATCAATCTCTCAAAACTAGCCAAAGTGAAATCTAAGGATTCCAAAATAAGGGAATATGCCATCAAAGTTATGGATGCCTGTATCCTGGCTTATAGTGATATGAAGCCATTTGCTGATGTGAGGAACATTACACTCACTGATTCTGCTACATTTGTACCCGATAAATCTATCTCCTCTTTGAAAAAAGTAGGTAATAATGCTTTTGAAAAAAAATATTTGTCAATGAGCGTTGATGACCATACACAGGCAATAGCCTTACTGGAAAAAGGTACTCTTTTTGGCGATACGTCCATCGTATCCTTTGCCAGTAAGCAACTTAAAGTATTTCGCAAAAATCTGGAGGAAGCCAGGTTCCTGTTAAAGAGTCCAGGCAGCAAAATGGCAACCGAGCGGTCGGCAAAAGAAGTTGAGTAA
- a CDS encoding RNA polymerase sigma factor: MHGSPLKFLKIQKYSHNTILPKKTLINNQLNELCLQQESLETFAFAFTKNTDDARDLVQETMLKAIKFSSKYQPGSNYKGWLRSILKNTFINNYHKRVREKKLIASNEPISSAQLYPSASKNLAITKCTLDDIRCALSKVRPEFVTPFIKYFEGYKYQEIAKMLKIPIGTVKTRIHYARNELKKILKMYAEDFKKD, translated from the coding sequence ATGCACGGAAGTCCTCTCAAATTTTTAAAAATTCAAAAATACAGCCACAATACAATCCTCCCTAAGAAAACATTAATCAATAATCAACTTAATGAACTTTGCCTGCAGCAGGAAAGCCTCGAAACATTTGCCTTCGCATTTACAAAAAACACGGACGATGCCCGCGATCTTGTTCAGGAAACCATGCTCAAAGCCATTAAATTCTCGTCAAAGTATCAGCCCGGAAGCAATTACAAAGGCTGGCTTCGAAGCATATTAAAAAATACTTTCATCAATAACTACCACAAAAGGGTACGTGAAAAAAAATTGATCGCCAGCAATGAGCCCATCAGTTCAGCCCAGCTTTATCCCTCAGCCTCCAAAAATTTGGCCATCACAAAATGTACCCTGGACGATATTCGCTGCGCGCTAAGTAAGGTTCGCCCGGAATTTGTAACACCCTTTATAAAGTATTTTGAAGGGTACAAATATCAGGAGATCGCTAAAATGCTTAAGATACCTATTGGAACAGTTAAAACACGGATACACTATGCCCGAAATGAGCTAAAAAAAATATTAAAGATGTATGCTGAAGATTTCAAAAAAGATTAA
- a CDS encoding response regulator transcription factor, producing the protein MKKILIQEADESIRDVLKLSLEAEGFNVVLVAKCDKRLLAMIKIIRPTVMVLDFIGMGAESVLMRRKIKSIYPTLPVLAISCNNNISTIYAQFGFDGYIPKPFDLEVLFQILNTHARKSSQIFKNSKIQPQYNPP; encoded by the coding sequence ATGAAAAAAATTCTGATCCAGGAAGCTGATGAATCCATCAGAGATGTATTGAAACTTTCTCTTGAAGCTGAAGGCTTTAATGTAGTGTTGGTAGCCAAATGCGATAAGCGTTTGCTCGCTATGATCAAAATCATTCGTCCAACTGTAATGGTACTGGATTTTATAGGTATGGGTGCCGAATCCGTCCTGATGCGGCGTAAAATTAAATCAATATACCCCACGCTTCCGGTGCTGGCAATAAGTTGTAATAACAACATCAGTACCATTTATGCGCAATTTGGCTTTGACGGCTATATTCCCAAACCTTTTGATCTGGAAGTATTGTTTCAAATACTTAACACGCATGCACGGAAGTCCTCTCAAATTTTTAAAAATTCAAAAATACAGCCACAATACAATCCTCCCTAA
- a CDS encoding DUF6496 domain-containing protein: protein MAKYSEKASEKVEKTMHEMKEGKLKSGSGNKYPYANIDEERLFGSISRMLFWYVIFYN, encoded by the coding sequence ATGGCAAAGTATTCAGAAAAGGCATCCGAGAAAGTAGAAAAAACAATGCATGAGATGAAAGAAGGTAAACTCAAATCAGGTAGTGGTAACAAGTATCCCTATGCTAATATTGATGAAGAAAGATTGTTTGGGTCAATTTCTAGAATGCTTTTTTGGTACGTAATTTTTTATAATTGA
- a CDS encoding KTSC domain-containing protein, whose protein sequence is MPSSVIKYFSYEEEKQVLFITFVSGITYVYKAVPVGVVNGLHTAASKGRFFNRYIKGHFNYKKLRTKKAF, encoded by the coding sequence ATGCCCTCCTCTGTTATCAAATATTTCAGTTATGAAGAGGAAAAGCAGGTTCTCTTCATCACATTTGTATCGGGAATCACCTATGTATATAAAGCTGTTCCTGTCGGTGTAGTTAATGGACTACACACAGCTGCATCAAAGGGCCGATTTTTTAATCGTTACATTAAAGGTCATTTCAATTATAAAAAATTACGTACCAAAAAAGCATTCTAG
- the ligD gene encoding DNA ligase D, producing the protein MSLTEYRQKRSSDKTPEPFGGKPSGTALRFVIQKHDASHLHYDFRLEMSGVLKSWAIPKGPSTDPEVKRLAMMVEDHPLDYGNFEGIIPKGQYGGGTVIVWDQGTYKPTEPMETNVKKQEKNLLHQLHSGKLKFILKGKKLKGVFALVKAYGRNDNSWLLMKLEDKYASTNDITLKDKSVISKKTIAQMERTPDKVYGKTSQRSTSSDAVPISLKDLLKDARKQAFYEHLEPMLATLVDKPFDSDEWLYEIKWDGYRAIAFMNKDKLALQSRNNKSFNEKFYPIYKALQKLKLNAVLDGEIVVAEENGRGNFGDLQNWRSEADGELLYYVFDILWYNGQDLKSLPLEARKAILQQVLPTDDVITISKDFDTSGIEFLKAAKKMGLEGIMAKRKNSKYISKKRTGDWLKIKANKRQEVIIGGYTRNDDTKKQFSSLLVGVYEDKKLIYTGKVGTGFNDKVQIAMMRQFTPLVVDKSPFNQVPDVNKPSRFRPNPPHATVIWLKPQLICEVSFTEMTNDGVMRHPSFEGMRDDKPANQIVLEKETHTSAMLKHTENEIVRPGKKSERKTLLNPTETTQVKKINGHELKFTNLNKIFWPDEKISKRDLINYYYQVTPYILPYLKDRPQSMNRFPDGIKGEGFYYKDVTGKAPDWIKTYLYQSEADKRNRKYLVGDDEATLLYMANLACIEMNPWFSTIKKPDHPTFCIIDLDPDKNSFDQVIETAQVTRAILEDMDVPCYCKTSGSTGLHIYIPLGNKYTYEQSKEFARIIVTLVHRELPKYTTLERQISNRKGKMYLDFLQNRPHATIACAYSVRPKPGATVSMPLEWDEVKKGLKMKDFTIYNTIERLKTIGDIFKPVLGKGINLKTIITKAAKEKAD; encoded by the coding sequence ATGAGCTTAACAGAATACAGACAGAAACGGTCTTCAGATAAAACACCTGAACCATTTGGAGGCAAACCATCTGGAACAGCCTTAAGATTTGTGATTCAAAAACATGATGCTTCTCATCTGCATTATGATTTTCGGCTGGAAATGAGCGGTGTACTCAAAAGCTGGGCAATACCTAAAGGTCCATCAACAGATCCGGAAGTAAAGCGCCTGGCCATGATGGTAGAAGATCACCCATTGGATTACGGCAATTTCGAAGGGATCATTCCAAAAGGACAATATGGTGGCGGAACGGTAATTGTCTGGGACCAGGGTACCTATAAGCCAACAGAACCAATGGAAACCAATGTGAAGAAACAGGAGAAAAACCTGCTTCACCAACTTCATTCGGGCAAGCTGAAATTTATTTTAAAAGGAAAAAAACTTAAAGGTGTATTTGCATTAGTAAAGGCCTATGGCAGGAACGACAATAGCTGGCTGCTGATGAAGCTGGAAGATAAGTACGCCAGTACAAACGACATTACACTCAAAGATAAGTCGGTCATTTCTAAAAAGACAATTGCACAAATGGAGCGGACACCCGATAAGGTTTACGGTAAGACCTCACAGAGATCTACTTCTTCAGATGCTGTTCCTATATCGCTAAAAGATTTGCTTAAAGATGCACGTAAACAAGCCTTTTACGAACATTTAGAGCCAATGCTAGCTACACTGGTAGACAAACCTTTCGATAGCGACGAATGGCTTTACGAGATCAAATGGGATGGCTATCGGGCTATAGCTTTCATGAATAAAGATAAACTGGCTCTCCAATCGCGCAACAACAAAAGCTTTAACGAAAAATTCTATCCGATTTATAAGGCCTTACAAAAGCTGAAACTGAACGCAGTCCTTGATGGTGAAATTGTAGTAGCAGAAGAAAATGGTCGTGGAAATTTTGGAGATCTTCAAAATTGGCGCAGTGAAGCCGATGGTGAGTTGCTTTATTATGTTTTCGACATCTTATGGTACAACGGTCAGGATTTAAAATCGTTACCATTAGAGGCTAGAAAGGCTATATTGCAACAGGTTCTTCCAACAGATGACGTAATCACCATCAGCAAGGACTTTGATACTTCGGGCATTGAATTCCTCAAGGCAGCCAAGAAAATGGGATTGGAAGGCATCATGGCCAAACGTAAGAATAGCAAATACATATCAAAGAAACGTACTGGCGACTGGTTAAAGATTAAGGCCAACAAACGTCAGGAGGTGATTATTGGAGGCTACACACGCAATGACGATACAAAAAAACAATTCAGCAGCCTATTGGTAGGTGTTTATGAAGACAAGAAGCTGATCTATACCGGTAAGGTAGGTACAGGCTTTAATGATAAGGTTCAGATTGCGATGATGCGACAATTTACACCGCTTGTTGTGGACAAGTCCCCTTTTAATCAGGTTCCTGATGTAAATAAACCTTCACGCTTCCGTCCTAATCCACCACATGCCACAGTTATCTGGCTAAAACCCCAATTGATCTGCGAAGTAAGCTTTACCGAAATGACCAATGATGGTGTGATGCGTCACCCTTCTTTTGAAGGAATGCGTGATGATAAACCTGCAAACCAAATTGTATTGGAAAAAGAAACACATACGAGCGCCATGCTAAAGCATACCGAAAATGAAATCGTCCGACCGGGAAAAAAATCTGAACGCAAAACATTGCTTAACCCAACTGAGACCACGCAGGTAAAAAAAATCAATGGTCATGAGCTAAAATTCACCAATCTGAATAAAATTTTCTGGCCCGACGAAAAGATCAGTAAACGCGACCTGATTAACTATTATTACCAGGTAACACCTTATATTTTACCTTATCTGAAAGATCGCCCGCAAAGTATGAACCGCTTTCCCGATGGTATCAAAGGTGAAGGTTTCTACTATAAAGATGTAACCGGCAAAGCTCCAGATTGGATCAAAACATATTTATATCAAAGTGAAGCTGATAAACGTAACCGCAAATACCTGGTGGGTGATGATGAAGCTACACTGCTTTATATGGCCAATCTGGCTTGTATTGAAATGAACCCCTGGTTCAGCACCATTAAAAAGCCCGATCATCCTACTTTCTGTATCATTGACCTGGATCCCGATAAGAATTCATTTGACCAGGTTATAGAAACAGCACAGGTGACCAGAGCAATTCTGGAAGATATGGACGTACCCTGTTATTGTAAAACAAGTGGCTCTACAGGTTTGCACATATATATTCCATTGGGGAATAAATATACCTACGAGCAGAGCAAAGAATTTGCCCGGATCATTGTCACCCTCGTTCACCGGGAGCTGCCTAAATACACTACTTTAGAAAGGCAAATCTCCAACCGTAAAGGAAAAATGTATCTGGATTTTTTGCAGAACCGTCCCCATGCAACTATTGCCTGTGCCTATTCGGTAAGGCCAAAACCAGGCGCTACCGTATCCATGCCACTGGAATGGGATGAAGTAAAGAAAGGACTGAAAATGAAAGACTTTACTATTTATAATACCATAGAACGGCTGAAAACAATTGGTGACATATTTAAACCTGTTTTAGGAAAAGGTATCAACCTGAAAACAATCATCACCAAGGCTGCGAAAGAAAAAGCTGACTAA
- a CDS encoding Ku protein codes for MRSIWKGSINFGLVNIPIKLYAGVQNSTLDLDMLDERDHARIKFKRINEDSQKEVPYDHIVKGYFLKDRYIVLDEHDFEEAAPEKNKMIELENFVELKTIDPIYFETSYYIEPEKQGVKAYTLLLKALVKSKTAGVARFVLRNTENLCVIHPRDGILIVTKIRFHEEIRSTEGIKKVTNVAITKKEMEVGLALIKQYSSAFDISQFKDEYSAQLLKIIKAKAKGKHVVVKRIKPRKASSDDLYDQLIQSLGNKKRA; via the coding sequence ATGAGATCAATTTGGAAAGGTTCTATTAATTTTGGTTTGGTCAACATTCCCATTAAACTTTATGCCGGAGTACAAAACAGCACGCTGGATTTAGATATGCTGGACGAGCGCGATCATGCCAGAATTAAATTTAAACGCATCAATGAGGATAGCCAAAAAGAAGTTCCTTATGATCATATTGTAAAGGGCTATTTTTTAAAAGACCGATACATTGTGTTGGATGAGCATGATTTTGAAGAGGCTGCACCCGAAAAAAACAAAATGATTGAACTGGAGAATTTTGTTGAGCTGAAAACTATTGATCCAATTTATTTTGAAACCTCTTATTATATTGAACCCGAAAAACAAGGTGTAAAGGCCTATACCCTGTTACTTAAGGCATTAGTTAAATCAAAAACTGCCGGCGTAGCGCGTTTTGTGTTGCGCAATACCGAGAACTTATGTGTAATTCATCCCCGGGATGGCATCCTGATCGTTACAAAAATCAGATTTCATGAAGAAATTAGAAGTACTGAGGGTATAAAAAAAGTAACTAATGTAGCCATTACAAAAAAAGAGATGGAAGTTGGACTTGCTTTAATTAAACAATATTCGTCAGCTTTCGACATCAGTCAGTTTAAAGACGAATACAGCGCGCAATTACTAAAGATCATAAAAGCAAAAGCCAAAGGCAAACACGTAGTTGTAAAGAGAATAAAACCACGCAAAGCAAGTAGTGATGACCTTTACGACCAATTGATCCAAAGCCTGGGCAACAAAAAAAGGGCATGA
- a CDS encoding lycopene cyclase domain-containing protein — translation MKPYTYLLIDLLTVVVCFIFSFDKRIRFNKHFFAFFKATLLVAVPFIIWDIFFTKTGVWWFNRDYTIGISIFGLPLEECLFFICIPFSCIFTFFCLDKFFNLAWISAYNNIIVFTSVIVCILFALLYPHKIYTFVTASITALTLIFLHFIARADWIGKASLVFLILMLGFFPVNGILTGTGLEAPIVNYNPEAFLNIRLLTIPIEDAVYGYTQFLLTLYFFKRFQKLH, via the coding sequence ATGAAGCCTTACACCTATTTATTAATTGACTTGCTTACCGTAGTAGTTTGTTTCATTTTTTCATTCGACAAACGAATCCGGTTTAACAAACACTTCTTCGCCTTTTTTAAAGCTACGCTATTGGTTGCAGTTCCATTTATCATCTGGGACATCTTTTTTACTAAAACTGGGGTATGGTGGTTTAACCGGGATTATACCATTGGCATTAGTATTTTCGGATTACCACTCGAAGAATGCTTGTTCTTTATCTGCATACCCTTCTCTTGCATATTTACATTTTTCTGCCTCGATAAATTTTTCAATCTTGCCTGGATCAGCGCATACAACAATATCATTGTATTTACCAGTGTAATTGTATGTATACTATTTGCCTTATTATACCCCCACAAAATTTACACTTTTGTCACGGCATCTATTACAGCATTGACCTTAATTTTTTTACATTTTATAGCCAGGGCAGACTGGATAGGAAAGGCTTCGTTAGTATTTCTCATTTTAATGCTTGGCTTTTTCCCTGTTAATGGCATACTGACCGGAACAGGCCTGGAAGCTCCAATAGTTAACTATAATCCTGAAGCATTCTTAAATATCCGTCTACTCACAATCCCCATAGAAGACGCTGTTTACGGATATACACAGTTTCTACTCACCCTCTATTTCTTTAAACGCTTTCAGAAACTTCATTAG
- a CDS encoding sterol desaturase family protein, which translates to MKFIIIFITFLSMEGATWIIHKYVMHGFLWALHSDHHDHSNKGPLEKNDYFFVIFAIPAITLMYIGSFNNFNFWFYMGLGITLYGMAYFWVHDIFIHQRIKSLRGTKNPYFLAIRRAHKQHHKHTEKENGECFGFLWVPLKYFKMYFNAKS; encoded by the coding sequence ATGAAATTTATCATCATATTCATCACATTTCTAAGCATGGAAGGCGCAACCTGGATCATCCATAAATACGTGATGCATGGTTTTTTATGGGCTTTGCATTCCGATCATCACGATCACAGCAACAAGGGGCCTCTGGAAAAAAATGATTATTTTTTTGTGATTTTTGCTATCCCAGCCATTACACTGATGTATATCGGCTCTTTCAATAATTTTAACTTCTGGTTTTATATGGGTTTGGGAATTACCTTATATGGAATGGCCTATTTTTGGGTACACGATATCTTTATCCACCAGCGAATAAAATCTTTACGGGGAACTAAAAATCCTTATTTCCTGGCAATACGCAGAGCGCATAAACAGCATCACAAACATACAGAGAAGGAGAATGGAGAATGTTTTGGCTTCTTATGGGTACCTTTAAAATATTTCAAAATGTATTTTAATGCTAAATCGTAA
- a CDS encoding SRPBCC family protein → MFYQFKAEQQLNCDITTAWNFFSSPHNLTRITPKNMNFRVITKLSDVPIYEGMLIDYSVSPVLGIPMKWQTLITQVDPQKSFTDFQKKGPYSLWHHYHEFIPNEKGVLMKDTVDYKLPFSFLGTFAHRIFVKKRLQHIFNYRYQILEQLFNQ, encoded by the coding sequence ATGTTTTACCAATTCAAAGCCGAACAACAGCTAAACTGCGATATAACTACCGCCTGGAATTTCTTTTCTTCCCCTCATAATTTGACGCGAATCACACCAAAAAATATGAATTTTAGGGTGATCACTAAACTATCTGATGTTCCTATTTACGAAGGTATGCTTATCGATTATAGCGTTTCTCCGGTTCTTGGTATTCCCATGAAATGGCAAACGCTGATTACACAAGTTGACCCTCAAAAAAGTTTTACCGATTTTCAAAAAAAGGGTCCCTATTCCTTGTGGCACCATTATCACGAGTTTATTCCTAATGAAAAAGGAGTTCTCATGAAAGATACAGTTGACTACAAACTTCCTTTCTCTTTTTTAGGCACTTTTGCACATCGCATTTTTGTAAAAAAGAGACTCCAACATATATTCAACTATCGTTACCAGATACTGGAACAATTATTTAACCAATAA
- a CDS encoding phytoene/squalene synthase family protein translates to MKKLFDEVSYKVSKIVTEKYSTSFALGILALQPAIRPAIYAIYGYVRLADEIVDSFHDYDKAALLKRFQNETDTAIHEGISLNPILQSFQETVKHYKIDFSLIKQFLHSMEMDLQQIAYNSDQYQEYILGSAEVVGLMCLQVFVEGNAASFEKLKPYAMKLGSAFQKVNFLRDIKDDYQTLGRTYFPDVQMRYFSTEIKLQIELEIESEFKEALKGIKMLPASSRFGVYLAYKYYLSLFKKIKNTPAEKIMSQRIRIPNSQKLSLAMSSYLQYKIATL, encoded by the coding sequence ATGAAAAAGCTATTTGATGAAGTATCCTATAAGGTGAGCAAAATTGTGACCGAAAAATATAGTACCAGTTTCGCACTGGGCATTCTAGCTTTACAACCGGCTATCCGCCCGGCTATTTATGCCATTTATGGATATGTACGTCTGGCCGATGAAATCGTTGACAGTTTCCATGATTACGATAAAGCCGCTTTGCTGAAGCGCTTTCAAAATGAGACCGACACAGCTATTCATGAAGGTATTTCACTAAACCCCATATTGCAATCATTTCAGGAAACCGTAAAGCATTATAAAATTGATTTCTCATTAATCAAACAATTTCTACATAGTATGGAAATGGACCTGCAACAAATAGCTTACAATTCCGACCAATATCAGGAATACATATTGGGTTCGGCCGAAGTTGTAGGCCTGATGTGTCTTCAGGTATTTGTAGAGGGCAATGCGGCTAGCTTTGAGAAATTAAAACCCTATGCCATGAAATTAGGTTCCGCTTTTCAGAAAGTCAACTTTCTAAGGGACATCAAAGATGACTACCAAACTTTGGGGCGTACTTATTTCCCAGATGTACAAATGCGGTACTTTAGTACCGAGATTAAGCTTCAAATTGAACTTGAAATTGAATCGGAATTTAAAGAAGCACTTAAAGGAATCAAAATGTTGCCGGCCTCATCCAGGTTTGGGGTATATTTAGCTTACAAGTACTACTTGTCATTGTTTAAAAAAATCAAAAATACACCCGCAGAGAAAATAATGTCCCAGCGCATTCGTATTCCCAACAGTCAAAAACTTTCACTTGCCATGAGTAGTTATTTACAATATAAAATAGCAACGTTATGA
- a CDS encoding NAD(P)/FAD-dependent oxidoreductase produces the protein MKRKIAIIGSGISGLSAAAYCAQAGNQVYVFEKQDQPGGRARQFQTDNGFTFDMGPSWYWMPDIIESFFKDFGYNVTDFYHLVALNPQFEMIFEDGKISVPESHDGLKVLFEELEKGAGKKLDAFMQSAKYKYNIGMQEFVNKPCYNWLEFISPKIALSALKLNLLTNFRSYVGKYFSNPKLRALMEFPVIFLGASPKKIPALYSLMNYGGYALGTWYPMGGFYQLISAMKKVAEQQGAQFHFNKNIEQIVTNQTRVTGLIINGEFQGFDAIIASSDYHHTETLLKPKMRNYDEKYWASRTFAPSCLIYYLGFDHPIPNLKHHTLFFENDLDQHVDTIYKTKQWPKKPLFYACCPSKTDPSVAPKDHENLFLLIPLATGLSDAESTREKYLHQMLQRLEKHTGMRNLTSQLVYKKSYCVSDFIDDYNAYGGNAYGLANTLNQTAVLKPSIKNKHLNNLFYTGQLTVPGPGVPPSIISGNIVAKEVNKLKINRYEKAI, from the coding sequence ATGAAAAGGAAAATCGCAATTATCGGTTCCGGCATTTCAGGTTTGTCTGCTGCTGCTTACTGTGCCCAGGCCGGTAACCAAGTATATGTTTTTGAAAAACAGGATCAACCTGGTGGAAGAGCCAGACAATTCCAAACTGATAATGGCTTTACCTTTGACATGGGGCCCAGCTGGTATTGGATGCCCGATATTATCGAATCGTTCTTTAAAGATTTCGGTTATAACGTTACAGACTTTTATCATCTGGTTGCGTTAAACCCGCAGTTTGAAATGATCTTCGAAGACGGTAAAATTAGCGTTCCAGAATCTCATGATGGTCTTAAGGTCTTATTTGAAGAACTGGAAAAAGGGGCAGGTAAAAAGTTGGATGCTTTTATGCAATCCGCTAAATACAAATATAATATCGGCATGCAGGAGTTTGTGAATAAGCCTTGCTACAATTGGTTGGAGTTCATATCTCCAAAAATTGCACTAAGCGCTTTAAAACTGAATTTACTTACAAATTTCAGAAGCTATGTGGGCAAATATTTTTCTAATCCAAAACTCAGGGCACTAATGGAGTTTCCGGTTATTTTTCTAGGTGCTTCACCTAAAAAAATCCCCGCATTGTATAGCCTGATGAATTATGGCGGCTATGCTTTAGGAACCTGGTATCCTATGGGAGGCTTTTATCAATTGATTAGCGCAATGAAAAAAGTGGCCGAGCAACAAGGCGCACAGTTCCATTTTAATAAAAATATTGAACAGATTGTTACAAATCAGACGCGGGTCACAGGCTTAATCATTAATGGTGAATTTCAGGGTTTTGATGCCATTATAGCCTCTTCCGATTATCATCATACCGAAACCCTTCTAAAGCCTAAAATGCGTAATTATGATGAAAAATATTGGGCCAGTCGGACATTTGCACCTTCTTGCCTGATTTATTATCTGGGTTTTGACCACCCAATTCCAAACCTTAAACATCACACGCTATTTTTTGAAAACGATTTGGACCAACATGTGGATACAATTTACAAAACCAAACAATGGCCAAAAAAACCTTTGTTTTATGCATGTTGCCCATCCAAAACAGATCCATCGGTGGCACCAAAAGATCACGAAAATCTGTTTTTACTGATACCGCTTGCCACTGGCCTTTCCGATGCAGAATCCACGCGCGAAAAATATCTGCACCAGATGTTGCAACGCTTAGAAAAACATACAGGGATGCGCAATCTGACATCACAACTGGTCTACAAAAAAAGTTATTGTGTTAGTGATTTCATCGATGATTACAATGCCTACGGCGGAAATGCCTATGGATTGGCCAATACCCTAAACCAAACTGCTGTATTAAAACCATCAATTAAAAATAAGCATCTAAATAATTTGTTTTATACAGGCCAGCTAACTGTGCCCGGCCCTGGTGTTCCTCCATCAATTATATCCGGCAATATTGTCGCAAAAGAAGTAAACAAACTTAAAATAAACCGGTATGAAAAAGCTATTTGA